The Streptomyces sp. RKND-216 genomic sequence GGTACGAGCGCGGGACCCGTGCCCCCCGCCGCGACACTCCGCCGCCCGTCGACCCCGACCGGCCCGAGGACCTGTGGAAGGCCCTCGACCGCGGCGAGGACCCCACGCACGGCACCCCGTGATCCACCGCGAACGGCCAACGGACACAATGGTGCGGGCGGCGCGCCCGCCCACCGAGGGAAACGACGAGGAGCAGCAACCCATGGCGAAGCACTACCACCACGGAAACAGCCCGGCGGCCTGGACCGGCGTCATCATCGCCTTCATCGGCTTCTGCATCGGCGGTGCCTTCACCGTGACGGCCCAGCCGATCGGAGTGGTGGCCGGCCTGGTCGTGGTGGGCCTCGGCGGCGTGGCCGGCCTGGTGATGCGCTCCATGGGACTCGGCCACGACCCGAACCCGGACGCCCCGCACTGACCTCTCCGCCGACCTCTACGACGGCCGCCACCCCGGTGGCGTCCCGCCCGCGCGGCGCACACCCCGTGCGCCGCGCGCGGCACGCCGGGACCGCTCCGGCGTCCGCCCGGCCGGACACTCCGCCGGAAACGCGCTGGCGCCGACCGCCCGCACCAGACAGGCTGGGACAGTGACCCACGCCCCCACCCCCACCCCCGCCGGCGCCCGCACCCCAGGCACCCTCACCCGGCTCGCCGCCCCGCTGAGCGCCCTGGCCGCCGTGGCAGGGGCCTTCGCGTACGTCGCCGCTCGCGACCCCAATGCGCCCGGCCACTACCCGGCCTGCCCGCTGCTGCAGCTCACCGGCATCCTCTGCCCCGGCTGCGGTGGTCTGCGCTCCGCTCACGCCGTCTCCCACGGCGACCTGGCCGCGGCCCTCGGAGCCAACGCGCTCGCGCTGGCCGGCATGGCTCTGGCCGTCCTCTTCCTGCTCCACTGGTGCGTCAGGGTGATCCGAGCCCGGCCCGTGACCGTGCCCGTGCGACCCGTGCACCTGTGGCTCGGCACCGGGCTGGTCCTGGTCTTCACGGTCGTCCGCAACCTCCCCTTCGGAGCGGCGCTCGCCCCCTGAGTTTCGTGGGAACTGTCCGCAATGTGGGATTTGGGGTAACCGGATGCAGGCCCTCCGTTCATGGCCGGATACCATCGCAGTGCCCGACCATCGACATTTCTCAGCCACGAACCCAGCCACGAAGGGGGCCGCTCGCGTGAGTGTGCTTGACGAGATCATCGACGGCGTTCGCCAAGACCTCGCCGAACGGCAGGCGCGGATCAGCCTCGACGACCTCAAGCAGCGCGCCGCGGCCGCCCCCCAGGCCAAGGACGGCGTCGCGGCACTCAAGGGCGACAGCGTCCGGGTCATCTGCGAGGTCAAGCGGTCCAGCCCGTCCAAGGGCGCGCTCGCCGCCATCGCCGACCCCGCCGGCCTTGCCGCCGACTACGAGGCCGGGGGCGCGTCCGTGATCTCCGTCCTCACCGAGCAGCGCCGCTTCGGCGGCTCCCTCGCCGACCTCGAGGCCGTCCGCGCCAAGGTCGACATTCCCGTGCTCCGCAAGGACTTCGTCGTCACGTCCTACCAGCTCTGGGAGGCCAGAGCCTACGGCGCTGACGTCGTGCTGCTCATCGTCGCCGCCCTGGAACAGCAGGCTCTCGTCTCCCTCGTCGAACGTGCCGAGTCCCTCGGCCTCACCCCGCTCGTCGAGGTCCACGACGAGGAGGAGGCCGCCCGCGCCGTCGACGCCGGCGCGCGCATCATCGGCGTCAATGCCCGCAACCTGAAGACCCTCGAGGTCGACCGCGGCACCTTCGAGCGCGTCGCACCCGAGATTCCCGACCACATCGTCAAGGTCGCGGAATCGGGCGTACGCGGCCCGCACGACCTGATCGCCTACGCCAACGAGGGCGCCGACGCCGTCCTCGTCGGCGAGTCCCTGGTCACAGGCAAGGACCCCAAGAGCGCCGTCGCCGACCTCGTCGCCGCAGGCGCGCACCCCGCGCTGCGCCACGGGAAGGGCTGACCTCCGGTGGACCGGCGACCGCACCGCGCCGCCGCGCCGCGCGACCCGTACGCGCGCCTGCGCCGCGGCTGCCGCCCCCGCGGGTGCCGCGCCCCGGCGCGGCGGGTGCACGGGCGTCGCGTCCGCTACCACATCGGCTGCGAACCCGGTCAGGTCAACGGCCGGCGATGGCCCGCCGCCGCGGCGACGGCCTGACCGCACCCGCACCTGCTCCCGACCCCGCCCGCCCGGCCGTGACGCCGCGTGGCACCGCCCCGCCCGGGACCCCGCCCGCCACGGGTGCCGTCGGCGTCCCCTCATGACAGTGGGACGCCGACGGCACCCGGGACGAGGGGCACCGCCGTCGGCGGGACCCTCCGCCACCCTGCCACGGCGCCGCGCGTGCGGCCCGCGCTCCGGCGGCGCCGTCCACGCCCCGCACGGCCGAGCAGGCGGGCGATGGCCTGCCGTCGGCGCGTCCCCGCCGTGCCGCCCGGGCCCCGCAGGAGGCTGGAGCCGGCCCCCCGCGCCCACCCGGCGCTCCCCCTTCAGACGACGAACCGCAAGGAGCACCACGCAGATGTCCCGCTACTTCATCCCCGACCCGGAGGGCCGGGTGCCCACACCCGAGGGCTACTTCGGGGCCTTCGGCGGCAAGTTCATCCCGGAGGCCCTCGTCGCCGCCGTCGACGAGGTCGCCATCGAGTACGACAAGGCCAAAGCGGACCCCGCCTTCACCGCGGAGCTCGAGGACCTCCTGGTCCACTACACCGGACGTCCCAGCGCCCTCACCGAGGTGCCGCGCTTCGCGGAACACGCCGGCGGCGCCCGCGTCTTCCTCAAGCGCGAGGACCTCAATCACACCGGCTCGCACAAGATCAACAACGTGCTGGGGCAGGCCCTGCTCACCCGCCGCATGGGCAAGTCCCGGGTCATCGCGGAGACCGGCGCCGGGCAGCACGGCGTCGCCACCGCGACGGCCTGCGCGCTCTTCGGCCTCGAGTGCACCGTCTACATGGGCGAGGTCGACACAAAGCGGCAGGCGCTGAACGTGGCCCGGATGCGCATGCTCGGAGCCGAGGTCGTACCGGTGACCTCCGGCAGCCGTACGCTCAAGGACGCGATCAACGAGGCGTTCCGCGACTGGGTCGCGAACGTCGACCGCACCCACTACCTCTTCGGCACCGCGGCCGGCCCGCACCCCTTCCCGGCACTGGTGCGGGACTTCCACCGGGTGATCGGCGTCGAGGCACGGCGCCAGATCCAGGAGCGCACCGGCCGGCTGCCGGACGCCGCCGTGGCCTGCGTCGGCGGCGGCTCCAACGCGATCGGCCTGTTCCACGCCTTCCTCGACGACCCCGGCGTCCGGCTGGTCGGCTGCGAGGCCGCGGGACACGGCGTCGCCTCCGGCGAGCACGCGGCGACCCTCACGGCGGGCGAGCCGGGCATCCTGCACGGTTCCCGCAGCTACCTCCTCCAGGATGACGAGGGCCAGATCACCGAGCCGTACTCGATCTCGGCCGGCCTGGACTACCCCGGCATCGGCCCCGAGCACGCCTACCTCAAGGACAGCGGGCGCGGGGAGTACCGGCCCGTCACCGACGACGAGGCGATGCGCGCGCTGCGCCTGCTCTCCGAGACGGAGGGGATCATCCCGGCGATCGAGAGCGCCCACGCCCTCGCCGGTGCGCTCGACCTCGGCCGCGAACTCGGCACGGACGGGCTGATCCTGGTCAACCTGTCCGGACGCGGCGACAAGGACATGGACACCGCCGCCCGCTACTTCGGGCTCTACGACGACCAGCCGGGTGACCAGCCGGGCGGCACCGAGACCCCGGGGAGCGACCAGTGAGCGGAAACATCGAACTCCTGACCGCCACCCTGGCCCGCGCCCGGAACGAGAACCGGGCCGCGCTGATCGGCTACCTCCCTGCGGGTTTCCCCACCGTGGACGGCGGCATCCGCGCCTGTACCGCCCTGCTGGAGGGCGGCTGCGACGTCGTCGAGGTCGGTCTGCCGCACAGCGACCCGGTCCTGGACGGCCCCGTCATCCAGACTGCCGACGACATCGCCCTGCGCGGCGGCGTCCGCATCGCCGACGTGCTCCGCACCGTCCGGGAGGCGCACGCCGCGACGGGTGCGCCGGTCCTGGTCATGACGTACTGGAACCCGGTCGACCGGTACGGGGTGGAGCGTTTCGCCGCCGAGCTCGCCGACGCGGGCGGCGCCGGCTGCATCCTCCCCGACCTCCCGGTCGAGGAGGCCGGCGCGTGGACGAAGGCCGCCGAGCAGCACTCCCTGGCCACGGTCTTCGTCGTCGCGCCCTCCAGCCGGGACGAGCGGCTGGCGAGGATCACCGCGGCCGGCAGCGGCTTCGTCTACGCGGCGTCCCTGATGGGCGTCACCGGCACCCGGGAATCCGTCGGGCTGGAGGCGAAGGACCTGGTCGCCCGCACCCGGGCGACCGCCGAGCTCCCGGTCTGCGTGGGCCTCGGCGTGTCCAGCGCGGCCCACGCGGCGGAGGTCGCCACCTTCGCCGACGGCGTGATCGTCGGCTCGGCCTTCGTCAAACGCCTGCTCGCCGCCGCGGACGACCTGGAGGCGGGCCTGGCCGACGTGCGGACTCTGGCCGGCGAACTCGCCTCCGGCGTGCGCCGGGCGGCGCGAGCCTGACGGGACGCCAACCCGCCCCGTGAGGGGTCCCCGCAGCGGAGCGCACCGTGTGCGGGGACCCCTTTCGGGGGAACTCCCGTTCCGGGGCGCATGCCGCGACGCCCCCGGCTCGTTGCAGCATGACGTGACGAGTCAGATGGATCGCGACAGTGTGATGACCGACGACAAGCCCCCGGGAGCCGCGAGCGCCCGCGAGCGCCTGCGCGTGGAGCGGGAGCGCGAGCGCCAGTCAGCCAAGCGGCTGCGGACGTTGAAGATGGCCGGCCTGGTCGTCCTCGTGCTCGCGGTCGCGGCGCTGGTCGCCGTGGCGGTGTCCGTGACCGGCAAGGGCGACAACGCGTCGGGGGAGGCCCGCCCCGTGACCACGGGTCCGGTCGGGGCGCCGGTGACCATGACGGTGTACGAGGACTTCCGCTGCCCCGGATGCGAGGCATTC encodes the following:
- a CDS encoding HGxxPAAW family protein; amino-acid sequence: MAKHYHHGNSPAAWTGVIIAFIGFCIGGAFTVTAQPIGVVAGLVVVGLGGVAGLVMRSMGLGHDPNPDAPH
- a CDS encoding DUF2752 domain-containing protein, with the translated sequence MTHAPTPTPAGARTPGTLTRLAAPLSALAAVAGAFAYVAARDPNAPGHYPACPLLQLTGILCPGCGGLRSAHAVSHGDLAAALGANALALAGMALAVLFLLHWCVRVIRARPVTVPVRPVHLWLGTGLVLVFTVVRNLPFGAALAP
- the trpC gene encoding indole-3-glycerol phosphate synthase TrpC; the encoded protein is MSVLDEIIDGVRQDLAERQARISLDDLKQRAAAAPQAKDGVAALKGDSVRVICEVKRSSPSKGALAAIADPAGLAADYEAGGASVISVLTEQRRFGGSLADLEAVRAKVDIPVLRKDFVVTSYQLWEARAYGADVVLLIVAALEQQALVSLVERAESLGLTPLVEVHDEEEAARAVDAGARIIGVNARNLKTLEVDRGTFERVAPEIPDHIVKVAESGVRGPHDLIAYANEGADAVLVGESLVTGKDPKSAVADLVAAGAHPALRHGKG
- the trpB gene encoding tryptophan synthase subunit beta, whose translation is MSRYFIPDPEGRVPTPEGYFGAFGGKFIPEALVAAVDEVAIEYDKAKADPAFTAELEDLLVHYTGRPSALTEVPRFAEHAGGARVFLKREDLNHTGSHKINNVLGQALLTRRMGKSRVIAETGAGQHGVATATACALFGLECTVYMGEVDTKRQALNVARMRMLGAEVVPVTSGSRTLKDAINEAFRDWVANVDRTHYLFGTAAGPHPFPALVRDFHRVIGVEARRQIQERTGRLPDAAVACVGGGSNAIGLFHAFLDDPGVRLVGCEAAGHGVASGEHAATLTAGEPGILHGSRSYLLQDDEGQITEPYSISAGLDYPGIGPEHAYLKDSGRGEYRPVTDDEAMRALRLLSETEGIIPAIESAHALAGALDLGRELGTDGLILVNLSGRGDKDMDTAARYFGLYDDQPGDQPGGTETPGSDQ
- the trpA gene encoding tryptophan synthase subunit alpha; amino-acid sequence: MSGNIELLTATLARARNENRAALIGYLPAGFPTVDGGIRACTALLEGGCDVVEVGLPHSDPVLDGPVIQTADDIALRGGVRIADVLRTVREAHAATGAPVLVMTYWNPVDRYGVERFAAELADAGGAGCILPDLPVEEAGAWTKAAEQHSLATVFVVAPSSRDERLARITAAGSGFVYAASLMGVTGTRESVGLEAKDLVARTRATAELPVCVGLGVSSAAHAAEVATFADGVIVGSAFVKRLLAAADDLEAGLADVRTLAGELASGVRRAARA